AGAATGTTCTTAGAGAATGAGACCTGGGAACTCTGTCCTGTTAAGTCAAATTTCAGCATCTTACAACTTCATGTAAGTGTTTATTAAGAAAAAAGACATCTTGTagtcattttattttacaaaccTGAATATGTGACAgcatttacaaaaatattaaGGAGCAGTATTGTATCCTCCTTCAACGTCATTCAAAGTCAGCCTCTTAACAAGAACGAACCTTTTATGGTTATGAAAATCTGTTTCTGTACAAAAGCTACTTTACACACATCAGGGAAACTTCTGAAATGAGTCacaattaaaatgcttttttcgTTTTGAATTCAGGAGGGAATCTACTGCTTTAGTTGtagcatatttttcatttcttaaaggaaaaaatatgttcCTAACCATACTGCAATTTGTAAATGTTTCTATAATGAGGAAATGTCCCAGAAATAGAACAGGGACTTGTAAAAATGATTTCTAACTGGTTTTTACTTATTAATTGACTCCTTGAATTGTGAATAGAATGTGCAGTCTGTGTAAAAGTCCTTACCTGGTTTGGttttttcccttgattgaatcGAGTTGCAGCATGATGCTCCTGCATGAAACATTGTGCTGTATGAAACTAAGAGTCGAAGTGCAGGGCGCACCGGGAGATCCCCGGTCAGGAAGATCCATAGATCCCTGATCAGGGAGATCCCCGGTCAGGAAGATCCATAGATCCCTGATCAGGGAGATCCCCGGTCAGGAAGATCCATAGATCCCTGATCAGGGAGATCCCCGGTCAGGAAGATCCATAGATCCCTGATCAGGGAGATCCCTCATCAGGAGGCACAGTGTGTTTGATTTTGCTGTTGGAAAGAATGACTTTCTAGGGGCCCTTTCTTACTCTGGAAAGTTTTTTTCATGGTATTGTCATTGGGTTCATATTGTCTAGTTTTTCTGCTTCTATCTTGTTGACTTACTAATTCAGAAATATTAATACATAGAAACATGTTGATTAATGTGTGCTAATCAAATTCTATGAATTTTAGCATTAATAAAATAGCATAACTAAATATCAAAGTAACAGATAACTTTATagttattaaaataatgaaaatagttTTTTAGCATTATCCACAACTGTAAGTTGAACACTAGTTTTAGAAGATCtgtttaaacaattttatttgaCTTTCAGTTTGACAGAACCATCAGTGTTTGCATGTGTGCCTAGGGTAATTTTGAGACTTTTTAGCTGACacaataaaatgttttccttcaGTTGTGTCTTAATTTCCTCTAAAATAGTAACCTGGAAAGCTCTTCACAGCTTCGGTATCCACATGACGTATATATTCCTGTGGTTTGGgcactagatttttttttgtttttgtctgactGACATGTTCAGTCTCTGTTTATAAAAGTTAAGACATGATTCTCTAGCACTGTGATGGATCTGTTTCATGCGTGGTTGAAATATAACAGGAGCTAAGTGCATCATTTAAAGTGCAAGTCTGTGTGTTCTTTAAGAGCTAATAAGTACTTTTAAAGAATGTCATGTAGTGTAAAAAAGTTGTGATCTTTTTCTATAAGAGAGCATGTTTATTACATGTCTGTGATGATTCACGAAGTGTTGTAACTCAGTGGAACTGTACGAGTGACCCTCGTGCTCCCCATCTGCCCGCTCACTGGCTTCGTGATCTTGTGCTCGGCACCGGGCCTCTGCTGTTGGCCTCAGTGTCTTCATGTGGAAAAATCTAGATTGATCTTCCATTTTACTGACGAGGAAGTTAGGATACAGGGAAGCCAAATGACATTCTGCTCACTGTTTAGGAAATTATGGAATATAATGTTATTAATAGCAACCTTGCAGTTTAAGACGCTTCAGCCATGGGTTATGATGTCTGCTTGTTGGCATAGAAAGAAAAGTCAATGATAGATATCAGTGTAACAGGAAGATATACAGTTCATGCTTTGCTTTTGATATATAGAGTGTCTTTAGTGgtgcaagtatttgtgtgagtaAGAAGTTATTAATTTACCAGTGGTTTTCATGAATGACTGTATAGGTTAAAACTATCCAACAGGGACCTTTGCTGCACATTGaaatttttggaagaaatcatttcatgttatttaaaaaaaagtttgtgtggTTCCTTAAAGTACGCCAAAAATAGTTTCAAATAAATTGTAATTCTAAGTAACTTTACAAAATTTTTACATGTGTGTTTCCAGGTTTATTTTTAGACAACTTGTGAGACTTCAACATGAATGACCTAAAAAAcagccatttttttaaactattgacTCTTTATtaatggaaaatatttataaagttgAATTTTACTGTTGTTCAGATGTATCTGCCTTGTTTTCTTCTACTGTGTAGGAGTTTAAATTCCTGGAGCAGTCTCGCTCCCCATCAGTTTCACCTAGTAAGCAGCTGGCATCAACTTCTTCAAAAACGGTCACCTTATTTGAGCAGTACTGCAGTGGTGGCAACCCGTTTGAAGTTCAGGCCAATCACAGGGATGATGAAACAGAGGATGTCCTGGCTTCTAATGGGGTAGGTCGTGTTCTTGCAGCGTGTTGTGAACCACATGTGTTGGACGCACTGAGCAAAGATAATTTACCACATGCATTCACttgcctgccacctgcctccctccctctgcactGACGTGCATGTGGTGTTGCTGTGTACGTAAGGATTTTATAATATGCCCCATTGACGTTGTCCTCTTGAGTAGTAAGTTTTGCCTCTCAATTTTCTGCATGTTCTTATCAGATTATTTATTGAGTAGAAGTGTAATTTCTTTAGTGAGTATATGGTTTACCATACAGATGGGTAAGGGAATAGATCGTCCTCTGTTTTCGCTCTGTTCCATTCCAGGGTAGCTAAGTGAATTGTTAAAGTGCCAGCATCTGAGAGTGTGATGCTGTACTTGGTACCTTGGTAAGGATATTTTTAGGATTATACCACAATTAGTACCACAATTTAACATTTTGAGTGGATCAAGATCCATGTTAGTGAGGGAATATAAGCTAGTGAAAACGGTTTGAGGGCTAGTGGAAAAGATTAGAAATATGACATTTAGTGTTTGTTAGTCTTTTGTAGCCCCTGGtaaattattttcactttgttaTTCTGTTTCCCCATATTTATGACAAGGAAAATGCTTGCTTTACAATCATCTATAGGATGTTTTAATAACACATAGTCCCCCCCATCCAGAGccaatatttgtgtttcttcatctgttaatTCACCAAATAGGTATTAAAAAGTAGTACACCTTTTCACTTGTCACTGTTCCCTGAACAATCAATATAACAACTATTCACGCAGTATTTCCTTGTGTAGGTGTTGTAAGTAACCTGAAGGGGATCTGTAGCATACACCTTCCGCTGTGTTCCTGTTAGATGCAGGTGCCCTGCTGCTTTGTGTCAGGGATTTCAGCATCCACGTGTGGTGATTCTGGAGCCGGTCCTCATGGTTCCAAGAGATGACTCTATTTGGCCAGGAACATTACTTGATGAGACTTTTTGATCTTCGTAATTTTCAGGAGACCCACTGTGACTTTCAGTTTTGATTTAAACGGAAATGGAAACTCTGACAAAAATCCATTGaacttttctttgtgtctttgtttTGGGATCTTTTTATATagcaaggatttatttttaaaaacactgccATAACTTCCTCCTCGGGCAGCCATGGCTGTGCGTTATCCCTTGGCAGTCGGCCTCAGTAAAGGCCACAAGGTGACGAGGAACGTGTGGAAGCTGAGGCACAGCCGGCACCACGGGCGGCTGACCAAACACACCGAGTTCATGCGGAAACGCGAGGAACTGAGCAGCGTGCTGGCCGCCATGCGCAAGGTGGCTGCCAAGAAGGACCCAGAGGCAGCCTGTCCCCGGCCCCGCACCCTGGAAATAGAACTGtggcataggaaaaaaaaacaaaccttccaTACTTAATTCCAGCTTCTGTAACTAAAAGGTCTTGACATAAACTTTGTTAATTCATCATTATACTACCAGTTATCACTGGTATATTTGAAGTATTTATACTGAGCaaactattttttaagatgtatttactgtTTGTTGGagggacagatatacagagagggaaggagggagggagggagagagagagagagagaaagagagaaaagatcttccatcctttggttcactccccagctggtcgcaatgaccagagttgggccattctgaggccaggaaccagaaacttcctgtggctttcccacgcagatgcagggtcccagggttttagccatgctcttctgctttcctaggctgtgagcagggagctggatgggaaggggagcagttgggactcaaactggagcccacaCTGGGTAACAGTCCTTtcagtggaggattagtcaattgagccatcacacagccCCAATACTGAACAACACAGTTAATACACATAACttggaattttgaaaaatataacaAGCTTTAGTGTTAATTAATACAGAATTAACTTATTCCAAAACTGACTAGAATTATTTTTGCATAACTTTCTTTTAGTTGTAAAATGGTAACTTTTGACTGAGGCATGTTTTCATGCTTCAGATCTGCTAAGCTGAGCAAATAGGCAAACACATATGCTACAGCAATATCCTGCATTAATGTCGTATCCTCAGGCCTGGAGTGGTGTGTACAGCCTATCACCAGCTGAACAAGGGAGCTGTGACCTGGGTTTGACCCTGAGGAATTTCTTTTGCCTTCATTTTGTAACTTTGTAATCCAAAGATCGTAACTACAGTCAAGAAGTATCAAATGATAACAGAAATTCTCTTGTTTGCATTTTCTGGTGAAACTTAGTGTTGCTCACTTTCTGCTCAATTAagagaaacctttttttttttaatgactaaatGTTGAAAATTTGTATTTCAGATTTGGCAAAATTGAACTTTGCACTATTATGGTGACAAAAGAATTTGCCTGCctatattttacttaaaatgatAGCATGCAGataaatatatttcaatattacttctttgaataaaatatttttcattaaatgttAAATGCTGCCATAGACTCATGGCTTACTATTGTTATGTTTGTCAAGTTTAAATTCTGTCATAGTAGAGAGTGTTCTTAGTTATGACTCAGTGATCCTTGGTGACATTTTGACTTTTAAAGTTGACTAAATTTACCTGAGTTAAGTCATTCCGAGGATTTGGGGATCATATAATATCCTCATGATAGTGATGAAAAACTTGCATAACCTTTACTTCAAAGTGTTTGCAACAGTCGTGTTCTGTAAAGTTGCCATGAACACTGACTGAACTAAACTTGTTTGCCCAGCTGGGGACATGCGCATTGCGTCGCTCAAAGTGTCTGCTCCTGTAAATATGTCTTATCAAGACCATAAAAGCATTGTAAGTACTAGGGTTGTGGTTCCAGGTACGTAGTAAGTAGGTGAACGTTTGAACACTgagttttcacacactctgcAGTTGGGAAGCTCTGCTCCCACCAGGAGGCCCCGATCTGTGTAGAACTCCTGTCTGTGTCTACTCAGCATCTCACTGTGTCAGAGAACACCTCCCATGCTGTGAAAAAATCTCAAAAGTGAAAAAGTTCAAATCCTGTGTGATCCAGTCTTTCCAGATACAGCTTAGAATGAGTCCAACTCTAAGGCCTACCATAATGGCTTTTGTGCACAGATCCtcaaaaaataattgtaaatcaGGGGATTAACTTTCTGTATTTTTGCATTCTTGGTTTCCTAGACTATTACATAGGAATATAGTTGCCTCATGTAATTGTTTTCTAGGATTCAATGATATGGTTCATGAAACACATTGCATAGTACTCCTTTGCAcactcaataaatgttaactGTTGTGTAATCGTGTTAACATGTTACATTgactgatgatgatgataatgatgccACATCTTTGTGTGCTACTCAGGAATTCTGCTCTCTTTTCGCACTGTGGCATGGGGCCGTGTTGCCCAAAGATGGTGAAAACGTTAGCAAGACACCCTTCAGCTTGAGTAAATCCACCACTTTTGCCCTTGCTCTCAGTAGGATCTTCATTGTTAAGCCTGATTTCTTAAGCTGCCCTTGGAAGGAAACCTCATCATTGTGAATTagaatgtctgtgtgtgtattgtgGGTCTTCGTTAGGGTGAATCAGTACTTTGAGTCTGCCAGAACTGGATGCTCCACCTCTTTAGAAGCAATGGGAACACTGGAAGTAAGGCTCATGAAACCTGCAAGAGACTCTGGAAGAGAATCTAACCTAACTCTTTTTCTCCTTAAAGCAAGTGGGGTCTTTGTTTTGCTCTTGTTTGATTTTGTTGAACATTATAAGCCTttagttataatttttttttagctcttcCAGTAGGATATGGAGTAAACAGAAAGATAATGTAGTTCTTAATGACAAAATTAAAGCTCCACTATTGAGAATTTTCTTGAGCAGTTTCTTGTAGAACTGGGTGCTTTACGGCTTCTGCAATGCCTTGTTAAGTGTCTTGTGTTCTCGCAGTACGAGTCTGATGAGCAAGAGAAGAGTGCCTATCAGGAGTATGACAGTGACAGTGACGTTCCTGAGGAGCTCAAGCGGGACTACGTGGACGAGCAGACGGGTGACGCTCCTGTGAAGAGGTAACTGCCGCCGAGCATGTGGGATTTAGCATTTCAGGAGCTCTTCACATGTCCACGGAAGGTTAAGAAAAAAGACAGCAGTGCAAAGCTAAGGTGTTTTTGGTGTTACAGCATCTAATAACAAAATCTGTTTAGAAAGATGATTCCCAGAAGTCTGTCATTTCATAGTTACTACTGATTCTGCCTTGTGGGTGTTCCTTGAGTTTATCTGTCTCGCCGGCGTCCCACCACTCCCTTCCTGGTTTCTGCTAGCCGTCTGAGACAGATTGTCAGTGTGTCACCTGTGCTTGGCTTTGTATCTCCAGTCTTGCCTCCTTCAAATCCATGCTTAGATAGCAATTTAGACCATTTTATTATATTCAGATAAAATCATGGTATTTTCTAGTTGATGAGGAGGTTCATACACATCCGGTTTGATGGCTTTCAGTGATGTGGCCTTAGGTTCTTTTCATGTCACTTTTCCCTCTATTCGCTTCATCCGTGGGCTAGCACTGTGACCTGTATGTGCTGCTGTGAGCATGATCTGTTCTGTTACATGCTCCTCTTTTCCCTTCACCTGTCAGGTAATGTTCATTTGTCTTTTGAATTCAGTACCAGTTCTCAGCCTCAAACTCTGTCATCTCTCATGTTTTATTTAGAGTAGAAGGGAagtattgtgttttattttttgtgtttctagAATCAGGAAGCTTTGCACATTTGTATCTAGGTACATAATTTCCttataaaaaaatctatttaaaataatgcagctttttaaaatgGTTGAACTTGTCTTAGAATAAAAGAATTACATTTACATCACTTTAATTCTTTGCTTGCTTACCTGATATCCCCTGTGGACTATGAATTATCCAAGGAGGAAGGTTCTCTTTATACCTGACAGTAAGATTTCCAGTAAATAGTGAAGAAAAGCTAGATGCTAATAAATGACTTACTAGTTTATTACTTTATAATCCTAACAGCAActcttttttttggtttgtttgtctaCATGAAGTGTTTCTCGAGAAACCCTAAAAAGCAGGAAGAAATCAGATTACAGTTTAAATAAAGTGAATGCACCTATCTTAACAAATACAACATTAAATGTAATCAGGCTTGTTGGTAAGTACTTACACCTTTAaacgttttaaaaaaaaatagcacttaGGATATGTTTGTTACTAGAAGTATTTTACTTGAAGTTCCCCATCTCCTCATaaggaatttaaaattatttgttaatgCTTCTTGTCTTAATTGTTCCGAATGGTGTGAAGTCAAGATAGATGTTAGTCTGTTTCAGTTAGCTGCTTGCTGGGCTTTGTGTCTGCGTATTGTTCTTGCAATAGTAGAAGTGATTGAAAGTCCCTGGCAATGCTCTGGGTGGCTTGGGGTGCATGTGGATAATACACGTTTCACACTGAGACAGTGTCTTTCTTACTCATTGTTTCAGGGATCTTCACAATCTCCCCATTAGCTCGCAGAGTGAGAAGTGAATGTTCTGATTATAAGATGTGTTCTTATTGCAGATAGGTCAATAACATGAAGAAATGTCATTTGAAATACACAGATTTgagagtgattttttaaaatgtgttttgacATTCTAAATTCACCCTTTACATTTCACAGACATGTCTGTGCCTGTGACAAATATGTTACAGGGTGGTTTCCTCATGTTAATTGTCAGCTGTGCCAATCAGGATTCAGAGTGATTTTCTGTTAAGTGTGGTTAATGTATTTATGGAGGGGCTCTGATGAAATGGTCTTTGTTCGTCAAGACAATTTCTGAATCTCATTTCTGAATGGGATCAAGTATACAGAATGCTTCAGTACTTCTGTGTTTAGAGGAAATGTGGAAAGGTAATTATgagtttgagagagaaaaaataaaaggtgtGCATTTCTGTGGCACACAGAAAAACAGCCAGTTCTAAAAAGCTGTTGTGTGGCTGATTTTTGTCAGAAGCATTGACTTCTTGGATCTGAGAAAGCTAACAACATCGTGGCATGAAGTGGGAGGCTGCTGAGAGGTAGTCTTGTACCAGCTCCCGCGTTGTTTGGTAGACCCACTCTACCTGATGGCTCCTCCCCTTCGTAGTCTGTCTGTCTCGGTAATCCTATGTGCCTGTCTTAGTTGTGCCCTTCGAAGGTAAAGGAGTAAACCTGTGCtgatttcttcttctctgtagtCACCATTCAGATCCCTGGCAGTGGCTTGGTACCCCTCTTCTCCTCCAGCCTCAGATGATCTTGAAGTAATAAAGGCCCTGACTCCTTGGGCTTTTGACCACAAGGGTTTATTTTTCACTCCTGATGCACTTCAGCTCTTACCCATCTGTAGCTCGGTTCCATGTGCTTCTTCATTCTGAGCTGTGAAGGGATAGCCCAGTGGGGAACCCCGGAAGGTTGGGGTGCTTAAAGCTTTCCCCGGGCTAGGGCAGGCTCcacaatgggagacctggtgTGCTTCTGCACGTCAAGGGAAGTGAAGGGGTTGGATAAAGCTCTTGCTGTGGTTGGAGAGAGCGAGGGTgggaaaatgacagaatcaaCCCCAAGTAATTATTCATGTTTCCTGTCATGCCCAGTTAGAAAGAGATTGTAGGTTGGTAATTTTGCTTGTTGTTCTAAAAGGCATATAATCATTGGAATCAAGGCAAAAGAAATGCAAGGGTGAAGCAAAATTGAACAGGGGCAGATGTTATGTTTCATTCTATTTAAATTTAGCACACATGAACTGCAACTGTTAATTTCTTGGTAAGCAGAAGGAACATCAAGAAACAGTGTCTTAGGTTCATCTTCTTATCTATAAAACTGGATGTTTGCTTTATATCAGGAGAACTTGGGTAGCACTGTGactcagtgagttaagccaccaactGCCACAGTTagtttcccatatcagagtagccttttgagtccccactgctccacttctgatctaactccctgctaatacatgtGAGCAAACAGAAGgtggcctaaatacttgggcctctgcttttgaccttggagacctggatggagttctaggctgccagctttgacctggcacagGCTGGTCCGTTGCAGCCATTAGGAGAGTGTATCGGCAAATGGAAAGTTGGTCTCTGTCAttgtgtgtttgtctctctctccccctcttcttttccctctctccctctccctgtctcccatccCCTGCCCAGGCCTTTCAACttagaggttttttgtttgtttgtttgttttaactgatCCTGTC
The sequence above is a segment of the Ochotona princeps isolate mOchPri1 chromosome 20, mOchPri1.hap1, whole genome shotgun sequence genome. Coding sequences within it:
- the LOC118758164 gene encoding large ribosomal subunit protein eL36-like, which translates into the protein MAVRYPLAVGLSKGHKVTRNVWKLRHSRHHGRLTKHTEFMRKREELSSVLAAMRKVAAKKDPEAACPRPRTLEIELWHRKKKQTFHT